ATAGATAGAGCCAGGAATATACACAATTCACGACAAGAAGCTTTTGAGCAGCAGACGCAACTATGGACCGACAAATACGTCTGTCTTCTGGGAAAACTAAgctccaaaaccaaaacaaaacatgtaGGCTGTCTTTATTGTATATGTATGTCAGATTATTTCCTATGGCTTTATATTCAGTTATAGAGCACTTGACTTTTTCCATGTCACCAATGACTTGAGAAATTCCATCACCTGCATACAAGATCAAACCATCGTTAATTACATCAACATTATACGAAGACAGTGAGATAAAAATGACATTCTAAGAGCTTGTTTTTTTTGAGATTGCATTAAGGAtcttaaaaagtgtttttagtatgtaaaaattcagaaaaaatattttgaccactcccaaagaaaagaaaaacttgtaCCTCTGATGGGTCCTTCACAGAGTAGACTGCATTGCTTTTCTTGGGCACAGAAGACACTAAAATGCCGTAACCTCGATGCCCCTCTGTCACGAcctatcacaaattcaatttGATTAATCAGATGATTGAGAAACTCCGACGATTACTAAATTTATAATAAGCTAGAAATTACCTTAAATGCATCTTCGTCTGTCTGGTCATCTCCAACATAGATTGGGAGCACGTCGTCACAGTTACTCAACCCTAAAGCAATTTTTTTCATAGTTAGATGGAGTGGATGAGAATTTAAAGATCTGTGTAGAAGTATTAACTACTCGATAGAATTCATATCTGTATCCAAAATAACTAACCAAGTGATTCCAGTAAAAATGTGACAGCTTTCCCCTTATCCCAATTGATCATAGGACGGACCTCTAAAACCTAAAAACGACGGAAAGTTGAATACAGATTAAAGGAATAAGCCCACATAGCAGCATAGCAGAAAATATTcaataacaaaaatagaaatattgaTCACGTTGAATGTTGGCTCTAAAGAATACCTTGCGTCCATGAGTCAATTGCAAACACGGGTAGTCTTTCAGTACATCGTGGACACGTTGTGCTACTGTAGTCCAATGCTGGATATATAAATTCAAATCAAGAGCCAAGAAAAGAGTGCATAAGTAAACCAGAAAAGATGTTCCTCTAATTGGATGAACAATACAAGTAACTGAACAATATATCCAAGCCTTGGCTGCTAAGTGAAAAGCCACACCTTCTCATCTACGTTACGGTAATGTACAGAGACGCAGAACTTATTATTTTCAACATTTACTCCTATAATATCTTTGGTGCGTTCAACAAGGGATCTCAAAACCTGCGCAAAcatgaaaaagttagaatgctATGACAGTGAAAGATCGGAACTTGCTTTCTAGCTTACACACCTCATTGATCATAGGTAAAAATTCACCAGCAGGCTGGAACAAATTAACTTCCTTGCCCTATAATCACAAAAGGGATACAAAATTACTTAAATATGCATCtttatgagagagaaagagatgtcACACACGAAATTTATTAGCCATTTAGCCCCTTACCTGCTCATCCACTGATCTAACACAATTTGTGTGGTCATCAGAAATAGATTGTCTGACAGGGCCCATGATGTCCATTCCATGACTACCCGCATAATAGAGTTCCGTAAGTCCGACAAACTCATATACCTGAATGAGTAGGAGTGTAGGACAAGCAATTGCCAAAATCAATAATGACCAAGGATATTTGAATGCAAATAAATAGACATTTTGCTAAGGAAGTTATTATTAGGACAAACTACGTAAAAAGAAACCAACCAATTACCTTGTCACGGCTTCTCCCACTAATTATTGCTGTTGGGAAGTATTTTGCGACCATTTTTACAACAGCACGCATCTACAAAGGTTACAGAGCCAGAATGACCAAACAAtggaacaaagaagaaagaaaaaaaaaatctcactttaaaattaaaaaattacacgCTGAAAAtgaaggggggggggggaaacCCTCTTACAGCATCAGACATGAAGGCACAGTCAGGATTATCTACAATTGGTGAAAGGGTCCCATCATAGTCCAAAAACAATGCTATTCTCTTTCCCTTGGCATGGTTGGTAATTTCCTCAAAAGATGCAATTGCTGATGGATACTTAACCTGggaaattaaaatagaaagatgCAGAGAACAGTATAAACAACTAGTCCAGAAATTCTTGAAAGGAATgaaccaaaaggaaaaaaaatagccACAGGGAGCAAAAATACCTTCCAGGCATTGTATACAACATCAGCATCATATGATGCATACTCATTGTTGACAGCCTTGGTTATCTTCATAGGAGGAGGAGATGAAGATTTCATGGCATCCAGCCAACCGCTTGAGCGAACATCATCAAGTATTCCAGTCTTCTTCCTAGGGATTGTCAGCAAAAGACATGGAGAGAAAGCTGCTCGCGGAGATGAATAAGGCAACAGACTGGAATGTACGCCTAGTATTGCCTTGTTCATGGGTGGAGGATCAGTGAGAACAGGAGAAGTATGACTTGACTTGAGGTCCATCGGATCCAGTCTTGTAGCACAACTTATAATTCAAAAACTATGTAAACTTTTACAGCAGAGTAATCAAAACCGATGCAAAGCAACAGATCAATCTCAGATATCTTCTTCACCCAACccttttatcaataaaaaaccAGCTCTTCAGTGCCTTCTTGTCACTACTACTTGGCAAGCAGTCCATCAAACGCAGGGCTCCTGAAAtctttacaataaaattttttttttaaaaaaaagcgtAAATTACAAAAGTAATTGCATATGCAATCTCAGATTGCTTAAACAGAGCAAAAATAAACCCCCCGCACCTTATCTTGTCCATAGCAATCATGTGATTTAGGTGACAAACTGTTATCTGCAAAAACAGATGcgagataaataaaaatgactTAGCATCAGGAAAAATCCCCATCCTTTTATGTGATGACAGAACAGCTAAGAATTGTGGTGTTTATAAAAACAAAGAGCTATAGACATTGATGCCACAGTGCATTAATTGTacctatataaaaaaaataaatagatgcCTTACCTAACACTTGCCAGATATCAATTCATCAAGAAAAGTTAGAGAGATGGACCAGAAAAAGGAAATGATTTAATAGTAACTGGTGTTGCCAATGCATAGCCATAAATTTGGTAGGGAAATCAAGCTATGCAAATGAGAACATCAATCTAAAAcataaccaaatcaaaatttgtactaaagaaagccaaaaacaaCTCAGGATATTTATGCTTACTT
This window of the Corylus avellana chromosome ca5, CavTom2PMs-1.0 genome carries:
- the LOC132180874 gene encoding trehalose-phosphate phosphatase A-like isoform X2, yielding MDCLPSSSDKKALKSWFFIDKRVGCATRLDPMDLKSSHTSPVLTDPPPMNKAILGVHSSLLPYSSPRAAFSPCLLLTIPRKKTGILDDVRSSGWLDAMKSSSPPPMKITKAVNNEYASYDADVVYNAWKVKYPSAIASFEEITNHAKGKRIALFLDYDGTLSPIVDNPDCAFMSDAMRAVVKMVAKYFPTAIISGRSRDKVYEFVGLTELYYAGSHGMDIMGPVRQSISDDHTNCVRSVDEQGKEVNLFQPAGEFLPMINEVLRSLVERTKDIIGVNVENNKFCVSVHYRNVDEKHWTTVAQRVHDVLKDYPCLQLTHGRKVLEVRPMINWDKGKAVTFLLESLGLSNCDDVLPIYVGDDQTDEDAFKVVTEGHRGYGILVSSVPKKSNAVYSVKDPSEVMEFLKSLVTWKKSSAL
- the LOC132180874 gene encoding trehalose-phosphate phosphatase A-like isoform X1, with product MDLKSSHTSPVLTDPPPMNKAILGVHSSLLPYSSPRAAFSPCLLLTIPRKKTGILDDVRSSGWLDAMKSSSPPPMKITKAVNNEYASYDADVVYNAWKVKYPSAIASFEEITNHAKGKRIALFLDYDGTLSPIVDNPDCAFMSDAMRAVVKMVAKYFPTAIISGRSRDKVYEFVGLTELYYAGSHGMDIMGPVRQSISDDHTNCVRSVDEQGKEVNLFQPAGEFLPMINEVLRSLVERTKDIIGVNVENNKFCVSVHYRNVDEKHWTTVAQRVHDVLKDYPCLQLTHGRKVLEVRPMINWDKGKAVTFLLESLGLSNCDDVLPIYVGDDQTDEDAFKVVTEGHRGYGILVSSVPKKSNAVYSVKDPSEVMEFLKSLVTWKKSSAL